From the genome of Triticum aestivum cultivar Chinese Spring chromosome 3B, IWGSC CS RefSeq v2.1, whole genome shotgun sequence, one region includes:
- the LOC123067304 gene encoding uncharacterized protein produces the protein MVLGKALAWCGGIVLSACIIVGVVLIAAYSYAIQPSITIEDASLTRFALATSPSTALGYNISLSLAVRNKNWATTMKNTEPLEAAYKFDGQQFDRVQVTDKGDKHTAKKTRVYRLVTSSDGGYVALGNAGVAEYKNQNATGVFELEVMVTGEVRYTWQFKKNKIEATCKLKLQLDSPGTAVLRFEKVKCKLAKQEKK, from the coding sequence ATGGTGCTTGGGAAGGCATTAGCATGGTGCGGCGGCATCGTCTTGAGTGCGTGCATCATCGTCGGCGTGGTCTTGATCGCCGCTTACAGCTACGCCATTCAGCCCTCCATCACAATCGAGGACGCCTCGCTGACCAGGTTTGCCCTGGCTACCTCCCCGTCGACGGCACTCGGGTACAACATCTCCCTGAGCCTCGCCGTCCGCAACAAGAACTGGGCCACGACCATGAAAAACACAGAGCCGCTGGAGGCTGCGTACAAGTTCGACGGCCAGCAGTTCGACCGCGTGCAGGTCACCGACAAGGGCGACAAGCACACCGCCAAGAAGACCAGGGTGTACCGCCTCGTCACCAGCTCCGACGGCGGCTATGTGGCGCTAGGCAACGCTGGCGTCGCCGAATACAAGAATCAGAACGCAACGGGGGTGTTCGAGCTGGAGGTGATGGTGACCGGCGAGGTGCGCTACACGTGGCAGTTCAAGAAGAACAAGATAGAGGCCACCTGCAAGCTCAAGCTGCAGCTCGACTCGCCGGGGACGGCGGTGTTAAGGTTCGAGAAGGTGAAATGTAAGCTCGCCAAGCAGGAGAAGAAATAG